A genomic region of Bernardetia sp. ABR2-2B contains the following coding sequences:
- a CDS encoding D-alanyl-D-alanine carboxypeptidase has product MKTNFIFSKKLLFFLIFSFCFISYSVTAQKKNNDYIDNLIEVFGEDCFKDSFHGFVLYDLDSSKYIFEYNADKYFTPASNVKIASLFAATKILSKHLPSLSYFEKGDSLIFWGTGDPTFLHPVFENSAVIDFLLLKSKTKKLYFSTTNYKDEPFGDGWAWEDYRTTYGVEKSVLPMYGNAVYFEADPSCEIEVYPTIFKDLIKENSEISTKNFRVERDLGLNSFEYNIGDLYYKNGKSIPFHATSELITMLLKDKIGVEITHLAYPMPENTSTFYTMESDEMYKRMMQQSDNFLAEQTLLMCSAELFGTLSTRKVVEYLDKNYFNTFYNRPRWVDGSGLSRYNLFTPRNFVEMLKSIRKDMGEEKLFETLAIGGEAGTLKRRYEFSRNSKPFLYGKTGTISNNHCLSGFLVTKSGRKFCFSFQNNHHRESSRTIGNKMEEILTTIYSLY; this is encoded by the coding sequence ATGAAAACCAACTTTATTTTTTCAAAAAAACTACTCTTCTTTCTAATTTTTAGTTTTTGTTTTATTAGTTATTCAGTTACGGCTCAAAAGAAAAATAATGATTATATAGATAATTTAATTGAAGTTTTTGGAGAGGACTGTTTTAAAGATAGCTTTCATGGTTTTGTTTTGTATGATTTAGATAGTTCGAAATATATCTTTGAGTATAATGCTGATAAATATTTTACACCAGCATCAAATGTAAAAATAGCCTCTCTATTCGCAGCCACCAAAATTTTGAGCAAACACTTGCCTTCTCTAAGTTATTTTGAAAAAGGAGATTCTCTTATTTTTTGGGGAACAGGAGACCCTACTTTTTTGCACCCTGTTTTTGAAAACTCTGCTGTTATTGATTTTTTATTACTAAAATCTAAAACAAAAAAGCTTTATTTCTCTACGACAAATTATAAAGATGAGCCTTTTGGTGATGGTTGGGCGTGGGAAGATTACAGAACAACGTATGGCGTAGAAAAATCTGTGTTGCCAATGTATGGAAATGCAGTGTATTTTGAAGCTGACCCTTCTTGCGAAATTGAAGTATATCCAACCATTTTTAAAGATTTAATAAAAGAAAATAGCGAAATAAGCACTAAAAATTTTAGAGTAGAGAGAGATTTGGGTTTAAATTCATTTGAGTATAATATTGGAGATTTGTATTATAAAAATGGAAAATCTATTCCTTTTCATGCTACCTCAGAACTTATTACAATGCTTTTAAAAGATAAAATAGGCGTAGAAATTACTCATCTAGCTTATCCAATGCCTGAAAATACATCAACATTTTATACCATGGAGAGTGATGAAATGTATAAACGAATGATGCAACAAAGTGATAATTTTTTGGCAGAACAAACTCTCTTGATGTGTTCGGCAGAGCTGTTCGGAACGCTTTCTACACGAAAAGTAGTTGAGTATTTAGACAAGAATTATTTCAATACGTTTTATAATCGTCCTCGTTGGGTAGATGGTTCGGGTCTTTCTCGTTATAACCTTTTTACACCTCGCAATTTTGTAGAAATGTTGAAATCTATTCGTAAGGATATGGGAGAAGAAAAATTATTTGAAACACTTGCTATTGGAGGAGAAGCAGGAACATTAAAACGTAGATATGAATTTTCAAGAAACTCAAAGCCTTTTTTGTATGGAAAGACAGGTACGATAAGTAATAATCATTGCTTGAGTGGATTTTTGGTTACTAAAAGTGGGCGTAAGTTTTGTTTTTCGTTTCAAAATAATCATCATAGAGAATCCTCAAGAACAATAGGAAACAAAATGGAAGAAATATTGACGACGATTTATAGCTTATACTAA
- a CDS encoding RloB family protein — MPKRVKKTDQNKAWNKVVKPVYQVQQIRANQLILITCEGQTEKLYFESFPVLGKDVRVIDLKGQADLKLVESTITLAQKQKYDQIWCVFDLDVNQGEKEFADFDNSIVQAQSLGYKVAYSNDSFELWFYLHYQYSEAEHHRSFYYGKLSEIWGISYENVGKKKEFASGIYELLQKEEKASQSEAIKRSKKLHDLHKKQNLPYHKQNPTSLVYELVELLNENLRE, encoded by the coding sequence ATGCCTAAAAGAGTAAAAAAGACAGACCAAAATAAAGCGTGGAATAAAGTAGTTAAACCAGTTTATCAAGTACAACAAATTAGAGCAAATCAATTAATCTTGATTACTTGCGAAGGACAAACTGAAAAACTCTATTTTGAGTCTTTTCCTGTTTTGGGTAAAGATGTTAGGGTAATAGATTTGAAAGGACAAGCTGATTTGAAATTAGTAGAAAGTACAATTACATTAGCTCAAAAACAAAAATATGATCAAATTTGGTGTGTTTTTGATTTGGATGTAAATCAAGGAGAAAAAGAGTTTGCAGATTTTGATAATTCAATTGTTCAGGCGCAGAGTTTAGGATATAAGGTGGCTTATTCTAATGATTCATTTGAATTGTGGTTTTATCTACATTATCAATATTCAGAAGCAGAACATCATAGAAGTTTTTATTATGGCAAATTGAGTGAAATTTGGGGAATTAGTTATGAAAACGTAGGTAAAAAAAAGGAATTTGCAAGTGGTATTTATGAGTTATTACAAAAAGAAGAAAAAGCCTCTCAAAGTGAAGCTATAAAAAGATCAAAAAAGCTTCATGATTTACATAAAAAACAAAATTTACCTTATCATAAACAGAATCCTACTAGTCTAGTATATGAACTTGTAGAACTTCTAAACGAAAACCTAAGGGAGTAA
- a CDS encoding M1 family metallopeptidase produces MLLFIVGMFISFASQNAFAQRDKNINRSYFKQLEQELPTPNVYRAGSGAPGHKYWQQKVDYKIKLTLDDEKQRITGQETITYHNNSPDELSYFWVQLDQNMRAKDSDTYKTSTGTLNEKTTLRGISYVTGDSDFEGGFNIEGVMTTDGTALPHTINRTMMRIDLPTVLKPNEKYSFQIKWNYNIQDQLKYGGRSGYEYFEDDKNYLYEIAQFFPRMAVYDDVNGWLHKQFLGRGEFALEFGDYDVEMTVPADHVLGATGVLQNPDEVLTADQKERWAKAQTSDIPVVIVTQKEAEKAEKNKAKDTKTWKFRAENVRDFAFATSRKFIWDAMGVKMPNGKTVMAMSYYPKEGNPLWGQYSTEVVAHTLEVYSKHTIDYPYPVAISVHGPVWGMEYPMICFNGGRPETDGTYSSRIKHAMISVIIHEVGHNFFPMIINSDERHWTWMDEGLNTFMQFITEEEWQRDYPSRRGNAKDIVDYMKGSKAGIMPIMTDSEEILQFGNNAYGKPATALNILRETVMGRELFDYAFKEYSQRWAFKHPKPADFFRTMEDASGTDLDWFWWGWFYTTDNVDISIEDVMFFEPKSLAAEMEKVNEEEVVSITSHRNKTALKTTRLERRPQLKDFYNSYDDGITEAEAKKNYESYMNSLTDEERTFVKENPYFYQINFKNIGGLVMPVIIEFTYADGSKETQKIPAEVWRKNNEMFSKVFMTKKKVASFQLDPNLETADTDVYNNSYPRQEVPTRFELYRRDNNYSSPNPMQMQKKKK; encoded by the coding sequence ATGTTACTTTTTATAGTAGGCATGTTTATTTCATTCGCTTCTCAAAATGCTTTCGCACAACGAGACAAAAATATCAATCGTTCTTACTTCAAACAACTAGAACAGGAACTTCCCACACCGAATGTCTATCGTGCAGGTTCGGGCGCACCGGGGCATAAATATTGGCAGCAAAAAGTAGATTACAAAATCAAGCTTACTTTAGACGACGAAAAACAGCGTATTACAGGACAAGAAACAATTACGTATCATAATAATTCGCCAGACGAACTTTCTTACTTTTGGGTACAATTAGACCAAAATATGAGAGCAAAAGATTCTGATACTTACAAAACTTCAACAGGAACACTCAATGAAAAAACTACATTGCGTGGGATTTCTTATGTAACAGGAGATTCAGATTTTGAAGGAGGATTTAATATCGAAGGCGTAATGACAACTGATGGCACAGCACTACCTCATACCATCAACAGAACGATGATGAGAATAGACTTACCGACAGTATTGAAGCCAAATGAGAAATATTCTTTTCAGATAAAATGGAACTATAACATTCAAGACCAACTAAAATATGGTGGTAGAAGTGGTTATGAATATTTTGAAGATGATAAGAATTATTTATATGAAATAGCTCAATTTTTCCCAAGAATGGCAGTTTATGATGACGTAAATGGTTGGTTACACAAGCAATTTTTAGGACGTGGCGAGTTTGCTTTAGAGTTTGGAGATTATGATGTAGAAATGACTGTTCCTGCTGATCACGTTTTGGGTGCAACAGGTGTTCTTCAAAATCCAGACGAAGTTTTGACTGCTGATCAAAAAGAACGTTGGGCAAAAGCACAAACTTCTGATATTCCTGTCGTGATTGTTACACAAAAAGAAGCTGAAAAAGCAGAGAAAAATAAAGCAAAAGACACAAAGACATGGAAATTTAGAGCTGAAAATGTACGTGATTTTGCGTTTGCTACTTCTAGAAAATTTATTTGGGATGCAATGGGCGTAAAGATGCCAAATGGTAAAACGGTTATGGCAATGTCATATTATCCAAAAGAAGGAAATCCTCTTTGGGGACAATATTCTACCGAAGTTGTGGCGCATACATTAGAAGTATATTCTAAGCATACCATTGATTATCCTTATCCTGTTGCTATTTCTGTTCACGGTCCTGTTTGGGGAATGGAATATCCAATGATTTGTTTTAATGGAGGAAGACCAGAAACAGACGGAACATATTCTTCAAGAATTAAACATGCAATGATTTCAGTAATTATTCACGAAGTAGGACATAATTTCTTCCCTATGATTATCAATTCTGATGAGCGTCATTGGACGTGGATGGATGAAGGTTTGAATACGTTTATGCAATTCATTACAGAAGAAGAATGGCAACGTGATTATCCTTCAAGACGTGGAAATGCAAAAGATATTGTAGATTACATGAAAGGCTCAAAAGCTGGTATTATGCCGATTATGACAGACTCAGAAGAGATTTTGCAGTTTGGAAATAACGCCTATGGGAAACCTGCAACAGCTCTTAATATTTTGAGAGAAACTGTAATGGGAAGAGAGCTTTTTGACTATGCGTTTAAAGAATATTCTCAACGTTGGGCATTTAAGCATCCAAAACCTGCTGACTTCTTCCGTACGATGGAAGATGCTTCTGGAACTGATTTAGATTGGTTTTGGTGGGGTTGGTTCTACACGACTGATAATGTAGATATTTCAATTGAAGATGTAATGTTCTTTGAACCAAAATCTTTAGCTGCTGAGATGGAAAAAGTAAATGAAGAGGAAGTGGTAAGTATTACTTCACACAGAAACAAAACAGCCTTGAAGACAACTCGTTTGGAGCGTCGTCCACAGCTTAAAGATTTCTATAATTCTTATGATGACGGAATTACAGAAGCTGAAGCAAAGAAAAACTATGAAAGTTATATGAATAGTCTAACAGACGAAGAGCGTACTTTTGTCAAAGAAAATCCTTATTTCTATCAGATAAATTTCAAAAATATAGGAGGACTTGTAATGCCTGTAATTATTGAATTTACGTATGCTGATGGAAGCAAGGAAACGCAAAAGATTCCTGCTGAGGTTTGGAGAAAAAACAACGAAATGTTTAGCAAAGTCTTTATGACAAAGAAAAAAGTAGCTTCTTTTCAGTTAGACCCAAATTTGGAAACAGCTGATACAGATGTTTACAATAACTCTTATCCACGTCAAGAAGTTCCTACTCGTTTTGAGCTTTATAGAAGAGATAATAATTATTCTTCTCCTAATCCAATGCAAATGCAAAAGAAGAAAAAATAG
- a CDS encoding ATP-binding protein, whose product MLIENFSFGNFRSFKDIQSLNMNAADIVSENKEIDKNNVIYSDSFDSLLKSKAIYGANASGKSNIVAAFYTFIIIVLESVKRNDVLLLSESFKLLTSSQDEPTFFQLIFTTNKKKYRYGFEVTRQKVVSEWLFLIEEKDEVVLFIREDNKIDTINKKQFEEGYKLLHVLGEGDENQVYRDNALFLSTLVALGFGKISKLILESFESIIIIQGITEENIFNKAKVLLKDKKAKDYTINLLKYADVGLQDFSLIKVKPREHFRTLINENTNSEFLSFLEQNEGEEIVISSRNMYNENNKIIGKVNFNFENSESEGTKKIFELSPFLYASLTQGTPLIIDEFDARFHPLLTRKIVELFNSAENTNAQLIFITHDTNLLSNQLLRTDQIDFVEKDKFGASHLYTLVELEGVTSSDSFESDYIRGKYGAIPFLGDFNKLIYSTKTISKDA is encoded by the coding sequence ATGCTGATAGAAAATTTTAGTTTTGGTAATTTTCGCTCTTTTAAAGATATTCAATCTTTAAATATGAATGCTGCTGATATTGTTTCTGAAAATAAAGAAATTGATAAAAATAATGTAATTTATTCAGATAGTTTTGATTCTTTACTAAAATCAAAAGCTATTTATGGCGCAAATGCTAGTGGTAAGAGTAATATTGTAGCAGCTTTCTATACATTTATTATCATCGTACTTGAATCTGTGAAAAGAAATGATGTCCTTCTTCTATCAGAAAGCTTTAAATTATTAACATCCTCTCAAGATGAACCTACTTTTTTTCAACTTATTTTTACTACCAACAAAAAAAAATATAGATACGGATTCGAAGTAACGAGGCAGAAGGTTGTTAGCGAATGGTTGTTTCTTATTGAAGAAAAAGATGAAGTAGTTTTATTTATTAGAGAGGATAATAAAATAGATACAATAAATAAAAAGCAGTTTGAAGAGGGCTATAAATTATTACATGTATTAGGAGAGGGAGATGAAAATCAAGTGTATAGAGATAATGCTTTATTTTTATCTACTTTAGTAGCTTTAGGTTTTGGTAAAATATCAAAATTAATACTTGAATCATTTGAATCAATCATTATAATACAAGGAATTACAGAAGAAAATATCTTTAATAAAGCCAAAGTTTTACTAAAAGATAAAAAAGCTAAAGATTATACTATAAATCTGCTCAAATATGCTGACGTTGGGTTACAAGATTTTTCTTTGATCAAAGTTAAGCCTAGAGAACATTTTAGGACATTAATCAATGAAAACACAAATTCTGAGTTTCTTTCATTTCTTGAACAAAATGAAGGTGAGGAAATAGTAATTTCATCAAGGAATATGTACAATGAGAATAACAAAATAATAGGAAAGGTCAATTTCAATTTTGAAAACAGCGAATCAGAAGGAACAAAAAAAATATTCGAATTAAGCCCATTTCTATATGCAAGCCTGACGCAAGGCACTCCTTTAATTATTGATGAATTTGATGCTCGTTTCCATCCATTACTCACTAGAAAAATAGTAGAATTATTTAATTCTGCTGAAAATACTAACGCTCAACTTATTTTCATAACCCATGATACAAATTTACTTTCAAATCAATTATTACGAACTGACCAAATAGATTTTGTAGAAAAAGATAAATTTGGAGCAAGTCATTTATATACCCTTGTAGAATTGGAAGGAGTAACTAGCTCAGATTCTTTTGAAAGCGATTATATTCGTGGAAAATATGGGGCAATTCCATTTCTAGGAGATTTCAATAAACTTATTTATTCTACCAAAACAATCTCAAAAGATGCCTAA